A genomic stretch from Aerococcaceae bacterium zg-1292 includes:
- a CDS encoding valine--tRNA ligase: protein MKKEMSTKYQPQQVEAGKYQQWVDAGVFNPSEDPKAEPYSIVIPPPNVTGKLHLGHAWDVTLQDMIIRQKRMQGFDTLWLPGMDHAGIATQAKVEEKLAQEGISRHDLGREKFVEQVWAWKEEYASTIREQWGKLGVSVDYTRERFTLDEGLNKAVNKVFVKLYEKGLIYRGEYIINWDPKAQTALSDIEVIHKDVEGAFYHIYYPIVGTDEKLEIATTRPETMLGDTAVVVNPNDERYSHLIGKTVMLPLMEREIPIIADDYVDIEFGTGAMKVTPAHDPNDFELGNRHDLPRINVMNLDGSMNHLAGRYEGMDRFAARKQIVKDLEALGLLVKIESHAHSVGHSERSGAVVEPLLSTQWFVKMAPLAQRAIDNQSSEDAVEFFPPRFNQTFMGWMENVHDWVISRQLWWGHQIPAWYHNQTGEIYVGEVAPADEENWTRDKDVLDTWFSSALWPFSTMGWPEDTKDLERYFPTSTLVTGYDIIFFWVSRMIFQSLEFTERRPFQNVLIHGLIRDAQGRKMSKSLGNGIDPMDVIDEFGVDALRWFLANGSAPGQDVRYSEEKLSAAWNFINKIWNASRFALMNVGDMTLDDIHIGEDLTLADRWILARLQETIADVTRLFDKFEFGEAGRALYHFIWDDFCDWYIEMTKEQLQNETTDNTTTKSVLVHVLDQFLRLLHPIMPFVTEEIWQQIAPKNASIVVANYPVVNEAYIDAVSEQEMEQVMEVIRVVRMIRNEMNTPLSKAVDLFIKANDDTTVELLEKNRHYIERFCNPEQLEIATNPSAPEEVVSQTVAFAQILMPLAGLIKVEDEIKRLEAQVEKLEKEVSRVVNKLSNEKFVAKAPEAVVAQERAKQAENEQQLAAVRERIVQLEKLA, encoded by the coding sequence ATGAAAAAAGAAATGTCAACCAAATATCAACCGCAACAGGTTGAAGCAGGAAAATATCAACAATGGGTAGATGCGGGTGTATTTAATCCGAGTGAAGACCCTAAGGCAGAGCCATATTCAATCGTCATCCCGCCACCCAATGTAACAGGTAAATTGCATTTGGGACACGCATGGGATGTGACCTTACAAGATATGATTATCCGCCAAAAACGTATGCAAGGCTTTGATACGTTATGGTTGCCAGGAATGGACCACGCTGGTATCGCCACACAAGCCAAAGTAGAAGAAAAATTAGCCCAAGAAGGGATTTCCCGTCATGATTTAGGACGCGAAAAATTTGTTGAACAAGTGTGGGCGTGGAAAGAAGAGTATGCGTCAACGATTCGTGAGCAATGGGGTAAATTGGGTGTATCGGTTGATTATACTCGTGAGCGCTTTACCTTGGACGAGGGATTGAACAAAGCAGTGAACAAAGTATTCGTCAAGTTATACGAAAAAGGTCTCATTTATCGTGGCGAGTACATTATTAACTGGGATCCCAAAGCGCAAACAGCTTTATCAGATATTGAAGTGATTCATAAAGATGTAGAAGGTGCGTTTTATCATATCTATTATCCAATCGTTGGAACGGATGAAAAATTAGAAATTGCAACAACACGTCCGGAAACGATGTTAGGCGATACCGCTGTTGTTGTCAATCCGAATGATGAACGTTATAGTCACTTAATTGGAAAAACAGTCATGTTGCCATTGATGGAGCGTGAAATTCCAATTATCGCTGATGATTATGTCGATATTGAATTTGGTACAGGTGCAATGAAAGTCACGCCTGCCCATGACCCGAATGACTTTGAGTTGGGGAATCGTCATGACCTGCCACGAATTAATGTGATGAATTTGGATGGTTCGATGAACCATTTAGCCGGTAGATACGAAGGTATGGACCGTTTTGCCGCGCGTAAACAAATTGTAAAAGACTTAGAAGCATTAGGTTTATTAGTAAAAATCGAATCGCATGCCCATAGTGTTGGTCATTCTGAACGTAGTGGTGCGGTTGTTGAACCGTTATTATCTACCCAATGGTTTGTTAAAATGGCACCATTAGCACAACGTGCCATCGATAATCAGTCTAGTGAGGATGCCGTTGAATTCTTCCCGCCACGCTTTAACCAAACCTTTATGGGATGGATGGAAAATGTTCATGACTGGGTTATTTCGCGTCAATTATGGTGGGGACATCAAATTCCTGCTTGGTATCACAATCAAACAGGTGAAATTTATGTTGGTGAAGTCGCGCCAGCGGATGAAGAAAACTGGACTCGCGATAAAGATGTCTTAGATACATGGTTCTCGAGTGCATTATGGCCATTTTCAACCATGGGTTGGCCGGAAGATACGAAAGATTTAGAGCGCTATTTTCCTACTTCTACATTAGTGACGGGTTATGACATTATTTTCTTCTGGGTTAGCCGGATGATTTTCCAAAGTCTAGAATTTACAGAGCGTCGTCCGTTCCAAAATGTTTTGATTCATGGTTTGATTCGTGATGCTCAAGGTCGTAAAATGTCTAAATCACTAGGTAATGGAATCGATCCGATGGATGTCATCGACGAATTTGGTGTGGATGCTTTACGTTGGTTCTTGGCCAATGGTTCAGCGCCGGGACAAGATGTGCGTTATAGTGAAGAAAAATTAAGTGCGGCATGGAACTTTATTAATAAGATTTGGAATGCGAGTCGTTTTGCCTTAATGAATGTTGGCGATATGACGCTGGATGACATTCATATCGGCGAGGACTTGACTTTGGCTGACCGTTGGATTTTAGCACGTTTACAAGAAACAATTGCGGATGTGACTCGTCTCTTTGACAAATTTGAGTTCGGGGAAGCAGGTCGTGCGTTGTATCACTTTATTTGGGATGATTTCTGTGATTGGTATATCGAAATGACTAAAGAGCAATTACAAAACGAAACGACAGATAATACAACGACTAAATCAGTGTTGGTACATGTATTGGATCAATTCTTACGTTTATTACATCCAATCATGCCATTTGTAACCGAAGAGATTTGGCAACAAATTGCGCCTAAAAATGCATCCATCGTTGTGGCGAATTATCCAGTAGTCAATGAAGCATACATTGACGCTGTTTCTGAGCAAGAGATGGAACAAGTAATGGAAGTTATTCGTGTTGTTCGGATGATTCGTAATGAAATGAACACACCATTATCAAAAGCGGTAGATTTATTTATTAAGGCCAATGATGATACGACGGTTGAATTATTAGAGAAAAACCGTCACTATATCGAACGTTTCTGTAATCCAGAACAATTAGAAATTGCAACCAATCCATCAGCACCGGAAGAAGTAGTGTCACAAACGGTTGCTTTTGCACAAATTTTAATGCCGTTAGCCGGCTTAATTAAAGTGGAAGACGAAATTAAACGTTTGGAAGCACAAGTTGAAAAATTAGAAAAAGAAGTAAGTCGTGTCGTTAATAAATTAAGCAATGAAAAATTTGTTGCGAAAGCACCAGAAGCAGTCGTTGCTCAAGAACGTGCGAAACAAGCAGAAAACGAACAACAATTGGCCGCTGTTCGTGAACGAATCGTCCAGTTGGAAAAATTAGCTTAG
- a CDS encoding iron chelate uptake ABC transporter family permease subunit, translating into MKSIYLWLCLVLMIGLSLISGVQPLEWDISGHLTQLSWNVLWYSRVPRTISILLAGSSMSVAGLLMQAISQNRFAAPSTVGTVESAKLGLLLSLWLFPKVSMQQKFVSSFIIAVLFTGLFFFILAKMKVKQTWTIPLLGMIYGQIIGAVASAIAYRFDLVQSMSSWQQGNFSLIQVGSYEWLWLTLILIGVIWLLRRPLTIMQLGEATSLNLGIAYHPMKYLIIAGVCLICAVNVMTVGTLPFIGVIIPNAVRIMHSDSMQQSLPLVMVSGSLFVLICDILSRTLIAPYELPVSLLIAFIGGSIFLVLLFKWKGCSVYET; encoded by the coding sequence ATGAAATCAATTTATTTATGGTTATGCCTAGTTTTGATGATTGGATTGTCATTAATATCTGGTGTCCAGCCACTGGAATGGGACATTAGCGGACATTTGACACAGCTTTCGTGGAATGTATTGTGGTATTCACGTGTGCCGCGAACCATCAGTATATTATTAGCTGGTAGCAGTATGAGTGTGGCGGGATTATTAATGCAGGCAATATCGCAAAATCGGTTTGCCGCCCCCTCCACAGTTGGGACAGTTGAATCCGCAAAATTAGGATTATTATTAAGTTTATGGCTCTTTCCAAAAGTATCGATGCAACAAAAATTTGTGAGTTCTTTTATCATTGCGGTATTGTTTACCGGTCTATTCTTTTTCATTCTCGCTAAAATGAAAGTCAAACAAACATGGACGATTCCTTTATTAGGTATGATTTATGGACAAATTATCGGTGCGGTCGCCTCCGCGATTGCGTATCGCTTTGATTTGGTGCAGAGCATGAGCTCGTGGCAACAGGGTAATTTTTCATTGATTCAAGTTGGCTCCTACGAATGGTTATGGCTAACACTGATATTAATCGGTGTCATTTGGTTATTAAGACGTCCGCTAACCATTATGCAGTTAGGCGAAGCAACTAGTCTCAATTTAGGAATAGCGTATCACCCGATGAAGTACCTCATCATCGCTGGAGTTTGTCTCATCTGCGCTGTCAACGTAATGACGGTAGGGACCTTACCTTTTATCGGCGTCATTATTCCCAATGCCGTGCGTATAATGCACTCGGATTCGATGCAACAATCGCTACCGCTAGTGATGGTATCAGGTAGTCTCTTTGTACTTATCTGTGATATTTTATCACGTACCTTAATTGCACCGTATGAATTACCGGTTAGCCTACTGATTGCCTTTATCGGCGGCAGCATCTTTTTAGTGCTGTTATTTAAGTGGAAAGGGTGCAGCGTTTATGAAACATAA
- a CDS encoding iron chelate uptake ABC transporter family permease subunit: protein MKHKLLWLLLLMLVIVISLYIGWDFPALSPYVQAARLTKLWGYLLIAVLVVPSTIVFQTVIHSRYLSPGILGIDAVYVLIQSMYYFAGVRLFKELTPHSLVGYMVQMGCLLLFFVLTLRLVKIDWRLQQQETLWLMTGMILSSVLRQLSTFFQILMDPNEYLTLQRRLFPSFQGLSQSLLVTATFVAILGLGYFYHKRFVLDVYHLGREMALSLGVDIVRQSPRLLSVVVLMVGTATALVGPLLFFGFMITNITYTICVSHQHTQRIVIGILVGSIFVVSGQWLIERVFNNQYTLNLLIEGVGGLLFFILLWRKAGDVFVNH, encoded by the coding sequence ATGAAACATAAATTATTGTGGCTGCTATTATTGATGTTGGTCATCGTTATCAGCTTGTATATCGGTTGGGACTTCCCGGCGCTATCTCCTTATGTTCAAGCAGCTCGTTTAACAAAATTATGGGGCTATTTACTCATCGCCGTGTTAGTCGTACCTAGTACCATTGTTTTTCAAACCGTGATTCACAGCCGCTATTTATCACCTGGCATCTTAGGCATTGATGCTGTATATGTCTTGATTCAATCGATGTACTATTTTGCTGGCGTACGATTATTCAAGGAGTTGACGCCGCATTCACTTGTCGGATACATGGTGCAAATGGGCTGTTTGCTACTATTTTTTGTACTGACTCTACGTCTGGTCAAGATTGATTGGCGTTTACAGCAACAGGAAACATTGTGGCTAATGACTGGGATGATATTAAGTTCGGTCTTACGACAATTAAGTACGTTTTTTCAAATTTTGATGGACCCAAACGAATATTTAACGCTGCAACGACGACTGTTTCCATCGTTTCAAGGCTTATCGCAATCCTTACTCGTCACCGCTACTTTCGTTGCTATACTCGGACTCGGATATTTTTACCACAAACGCTTTGTATTAGATGTCTATCATCTGGGGCGTGAAATGGCATTATCACTCGGTGTCGATATTGTTCGCCAATCGCCTCGGTTATTGAGTGTTGTCGTCTTAATGGTTGGAACAGCTACTGCGTTAGTCGGTCCCTTATTATTTTTTGGCTTTATGATTACTAATATCACTTATACAATCTGTGTGTCGCATCAACATACGCAGCGTATCGTTATTGGTATATTAGTAGGGAGTATTTTTGTCGTCAGTGGCCAATGGCTCATCGAACGTGTATTCAACAATCAGTACACATTAAACTTGCTGATTGAAGGTGTAGGTGGCTTGTTATTCTTTATTTTATTATGGCGCAAGGCAGGTGACGTATTTGTTAATCACTAA